From Alosa sapidissima isolate fAloSap1 chromosome 7, fAloSap1.pri, whole genome shotgun sequence, the proteins below share one genomic window:
- the myt1a gene encoding myelin transcription factor 1 isoform X3 yields MSQDADEKRTRTRSKGIRVPLELAGQELSCPIPGCDGLGHVSGKYARHRSVLGCPLAKKRKQEAEADENQPAPKKKSNPLKLAMDDGFNGDSDASSEAETKEEGAESDEEAAAEKNTEAVEKESTAERQEDENTPANPKEKEPASEVTPPSDTDFPKEPEETTPIQPVTMEADSEAALQVAEEIQAAEEEEDEDEEMSEQDRMRQQLKNDSGPEPTAAEEEEEEEDDNDEGEEDEEERQCSGQKNNSDHQYYSGNYQRLPTKDTEKEDGEEEEEEEEEEEEEEQTVAEPVALNAAAVAQEVQSEVVPHDEEKLDLMEEEEEEDEEEDDEDEEEDEEHGSNKGSPTVVIELHSEEEDEEEEEEEYEVEEEEEEEEEMDSVSHRSEVTDESETYDMTKGNLGLLEQAIALKAEQVERAAEESCSSEPLSYHSQDERSSKASDSTPRRPYYGKEGSRSDKKEVKCPTPGCDGTGHVTGLYPHHRSLSGCPHKDRIPPEILAMHENVLKCPTPGCNGQGHVNSNRNTHRSLSGCPIAAQRKLDKSHDKQPHVSQPSVSEPAIAGGHSDRVLRPMCFVKQLEIPQYGSYRPNVVPATPRANLAKELEKYSKVSFDYASFDVQVFGKRMLAPKMPTSETSPKAFKSKPFPKASSPSHSLSGGYAKSSSSSSSSGYDYSHDAEAAHMAATAILNLSTRCWERPENLSTKQQDPDGKEMDIEVDENGAVDLSMKKPKREGVQSPDPSSSSSSSSQQQGGVTSPHSAHTYKQEEWEGPLDYTKPLHQKEEEQEEPEHSTQSYASSEGEEDDGTQESLEDRKYPGEVTTSSFKVKFSPKDAKKDLLLCPTPGCDGSGHITGNYASHRSLSGCPLADKSLRTLMAAHTAELKCPTPGCDGSGHITGNYASHRSLSGCPRAKKGGVKTTPTKDDKEDSELLNPLPTASASATQINPSLLSRCPVPGCDSMGHISGKYATHRSAYGCPLAAKRQKEGMLNGTPFSWKAFKTEGPTCPTPGCDGSGHANGSFLTHRSLSGCPRASANKKRAKLPGDEYISKKFRASDVLDNDEDIKQLNKEINELSESNSEMEADMASLHTQISSMEKNLKSMEEENKLIEERNEALFVELSGLSQALIRSLANIRIPHMKEPITEQNFDSYVDTLTHMFTNKECYQNPENRALLESINQAVKGIEV; encoded by the exons ATGAGTCAGGATGCAGACGAGAAGCGGACGCGGACGCGCTCCAAGGGCATCCGAG TACCCCTGGAGCTTGCTGGCCAAGAACTGAG TTGTCCTATTCCGGGATGTGATGGCCTGGGTCACGTCAGTGGAAAATATGCACGGCACAGAAG CGTGCTAGGTTGCCCTCTGGCCAAGAAAAGGAAACAAGAGGCAGAGGCGGACGAAAATCAACCTGCCCCAAAGAAGAAGTCCAATCCCCTGAAGCTGGCCATGGACGATGGCTTCAACGGCGACAGTGACGCGAGCAGCGAGGCGGAGACCAAGGAGGAAGGAGCCGAGTCTGACGAGGAGGCAGCCGCTGAAAAGAACACAGAGGCGGTTGAGAAGGAGAGCACTGCTGAGCGACAGGAAg ATGAAAATACACCAGCTAATCCTAAAGAGAAAGAGCCAGCGAGCGAAGTCACCCCACCCTCTGATACAGACTTCCCCAAAGAGCCAGAGGAGACCACACCCATCCAGCCGGTTACTATGGAGGCAGACAGCGAGGCGGCACTGCAGGTCGCCGAGGAGATCCaggcagcagaggaggaggaggacgaggacgaggagaTGAGCGAGCAGGACAGAATGAGGCAGCAGCTGAAGAACGACTCGGGCCCAGAGCCGACTGccgccgaggaggaggaggaggaggaagacgacAATGACGAGggggaagaggatgaggaggagagacaatGCTCAGGTCAGAAGAACAACTCCGACCACCAGTACTACAGCGGGAACTATCAAAGACTGCCCACCAAAGACACAGAGAAGGAGGatggtgaagaggaggaggaggaggaagaggaggaggaagaggaggagcagacgGTAGCAGAGCCTGTCGCGCTcaatgctgctgctgttgcccaGGAGGTGCAGTCAGAGGTGGTGCCTCATGATGAGGAGAAACTAGAcctgatggaggaagaggaggaggaagatgaagaagagGATGACGAAGACGAAGAGGAAGACGAAGAGCACGGCTCTAACAAGGGTTCACCCACTGTAGTAATCGAGCTGCACTCTgaggaagaggacgaggaggaggaagaggaagaatacgaggttgaagaggaggaggaggaagaggaggaaatgGACAGTGTCTCTCACAGGTCGGAGGTCACGGACGAGTCAGAGACGTACGACATGACCAAGGGCAACCTGGGGCTCCTGGAGCAAGCCATTGCCCTGAAAGCCGAGCAGGTGGAGAGAGCTGCGGAGGAGAGCTGCTCCTCAGAGCCCCTGTCCTACCACAGCCAGGACGAGAGGTCCAGCAAGGCCAGCGACAGCACGCCACGCAGGCCTTACTACGGGAAAG AGGGCTCTAGGTCTGACAAAAAGGAGGTGAAGTGTCCTACTCCAGGGTGTGATGGCACAGGTCATGTGACTGGGCTGTACCCTCACCATCGCAGTCTCTCCGGCTGCCCTCACAAGGACAGGATTCCTCCAGAGA TCTTGGCCATGCATGAAAATGTTTTGAAGTGTCCGACTCCAGGCTGCAACGGTCAGGGACACGTCAATAGCAACCGCAACACGCATCGCAG ctTATCAGGCTGCCCCATCGCAGCGCAAAGGAAACTCGACAAGAGCCACGACAAGCAGCCCCATGTTAGCCAGCCCTCAGTGAGTGAGCCAGCCATCGCAGGAGGCCACTCTGACAGAGTACTGAG aCCCATGTGCTTTGTTAAGCAGCTGGAAATCCCGCAGTACGGCAGCTATAGGCCTAATGTGGTGCCAGCGACCCCGCGCGCCAACCTGGCCAAGGAGCTGGAGAAGTACTCCAAGGTGTCCTTTGACTATGCAAGCTTCGACGTGCAAGTGTTTGGCAAGCGAATGCTCGCCCCAAAGATGCCCACCAGCGAAACCTCACCCAAAGCCTTCAAAT CCAAACCGTTCCCTAAAGCCTCGTCACCCAGCCACAGCCTATCAGGAGGCTACGCCAAGAGCAGCTCGTCGTCGTCCTCCAGTGGTTACGACTACTCGCACGACGCCGAGGCTGCGCACATGGCAGCCACCGCCATCCTGAACCTGTCCACCCGCTGCTGGGAGAGGCCTGAGAACCTCAGCACGAAGCAGCAGGATCCGGACGGCAAG GAAATGGACATTGAGGTGGATGAGAACGGGGCAGTGGACCTTAGCATGAAGAAGCCCAAGAGGGAAGGAGTGCAGTCCCCTGACCCTTCCTCTTCATCATCGTCATCCTCCCAGCAGCAGGGCGGGGTCACCTCACCTCACTccgcccacacatacaaacaggaaGAGTGGGAGGGGCCTCTGGACTACACCAAGCCCCTCCAccagaaggaggaggagcaggaggag ccaGAGCACAGCACGCAGTCGTACGCCTCCTCCGAGGGGGAGGAAGATGACGGCACGCAGGAGAGTCTGGAGGACAGGAAGTACCCCGGAGAGGTCACAACCTCCAGTTTCAAGGTCAAGTTCTCCCCGAAGGACGCCAAGAAGGATCTTCTGCT ATGTCCCACACCAGGTTGTGATGGCAGTGGTCACATAACAGGGAACTATGCATCACACCGCAG tctGTCTGGCTGTCCTCTCGCTGACAAGTCCCTGCGGACCCTCATGGCAGCTCACACTGCTGAACTGAA ATGTCCTACGCCAGGCTGTGATGGATCTGGACACATCACAGGGAACTACGCCTCTCACAGAAG TTTATCTGGATGCCCTCGTGCCAAAAAGGGAGGAGTGAAAACCACCCCCACAAAGGATGACAAAGAGGACTCTGAACTCTTAAA TCCTCTTCCCACTGCCAGTGCAAGTGCCACCCAAATCAACCCGTCTCTCCTTTCCAGATGCCCAGTGCCTGGCTGCGACAGCATGGGTCACATCAGCGGGAAGTATGCCACCCACCGCAGCGCCTACGGGTGCCCACTGGCTGCCAAGCGCCAGAAGGAGGGCATGCTGAACGGCACTCCCTTCTCCTGGAAGGCCTTTAAGACAGAGGGCCCCACCTGCCCCACGCCGGGATGTGATGGATCGGGCCACGCCAACGGCAGCTTCCTCACCCACCGCAG CTTATCGGGCTGTCCCAGGGCATCGGCCAATAAGAAGAGGGCCAAGCTACCTGGAGATGAGTACATCAGCAAGAAATTCAGAGCCAGCGATG TCCTGGATAATGATGAGGACATAAAGCAGCTGAACAAAGAGATTAATGAGCTTAGTGAGTCCAACTCAGAGATGGAGGCTGACATGGCCAGCCTGCACACACAG ATTTCCTCCATGGAGAAGAACTTGAAAAGTATGGAGGAGGAGAACAAGCTGATCGAGGAGAGGAATGAGGCTCTCTTCGTGGAGCTGTCTGGCCTCAGCCAGGCCCTCATCCGCAGTCTGGCCAACATCCGGATTCCACATATG AAAGAGCCAATCACGGAACAGAACTTTGATTCCTATGTGGACACTCTTACGCACATGTTTACCAACAAGGAGTGCTACCAGAACCCAGAGAACCGGGCCCTGTTGGAGTCCATCAACCAGGCTGTGAAAGGCATCGAGGTGTGA
- the myt1a gene encoding myelin transcription factor 1 isoform X2: MKLCGSFLENEFRGQLLNQRWTRGDRDSSCETKRTRRGKMSQDADEKRTRTRSKGIRVPLELAGQELSCPIPGCDGLGHVSGKYARHRSVLGCPLAKKRKQEAEADENQPAPKKKSNPLKLAMDDGFNGDSDASSEAETKEEGAESDEEAAAEKNTEAVEKESTAERQEDENTPANPKEKEPASEVTPPSDTDFPKEPEETTPIQPVTMEADSEAALQVAEEIQAAEEEEDEDEEMSEQDRMRQQLKNDSGPEPTAAEEEEEEEDDNDEGEEDEEERQCSGQKNNSDHQYYSGNYQRLPTKDTEKEDGEEEEEEEEEEEEEEQTVAEPVALNAAAVAQEVQSEVVPHDEEKLDLMEEEEEEDEEEDDEDEEEDEEHGSNKGSPTVVIELHSEEEDEEEEEEEYEVEEEEEEEEEMDSVSHRSEVTDESETYDMTKGNLGLLEQAIALKAEQVERAAEESCSSEPLSYHSQDERSSKASDSTPRRPYYGKEGSRSDKKEVKCPTPGCDGTGHVTGLYPHHRSLSGCPHKDRIPPEILAMHENVLKCPTPGCNGQGHVNSNRNTHRSLSGCPIAAQRKLDKSHDKQPHVSQPSVSEPAIAGGHSDRVLRPMCFVKQLEIPQYGSYRPNVVPATPRANLAKELEKYSKVSFDYASFDVQVFGKRMLAPKMPTSETSPKAFKSKPFPKASSPSHSLSGGYAKSSSSSSSSGYDYSHDAEAAHMAATAILNLSTRCWERPENLSTKQQDPDGKEMDIEVDENGAVDLSMKKPKREGVQSPDPSSSSSSSSQQQGGVTSPHSAHTYKQEEWEGPLDYTKPLHQKEEEQEEPEHSTQSYASSEGEEDDGTQESLEDRKYPGEVTTSSFKVKFSPKDAKKDLLLCPTPGCDGSGHITGNYASHRSLSGCPLADKSLRTLMAAHTAELKCPTPGCDGSGHITGNYASHRSLSGCPRAKKGGVKTTPTKDDKEDSELLKCPVPGCDSMGHISGKYATHRSAYGCPLAAKRQKEGMLNGTPFSWKAFKTEGPTCPTPGCDGSGHANGSFLTHRSLSGCPRASANKKRAKLPGDEYISKKFRASDVLDNDEDIKQLNKEINELSESNSEMEADMASLHTQISSMEKNLKSMEEENKLIEERNEALFVELSGLSQALIRSLANIRIPHMKEPITEQNFDSYVDTLTHMFTNKECYQNPENRALLESINQAVKGIEV, from the exons ATGAAGCTGTGCGGAAGTTTTCTAG AAAATGAGTTCAGAGGACAGCTGCTGAACCAGAGGTGGacgagaggagacagagacagcAGCTGTGAGACCAAAAGGACGAGGAGAGGCAAA ATGAGTCAGGATGCAGACGAGAAGCGGACGCGGACGCGCTCCAAGGGCATCCGAG TACCCCTGGAGCTTGCTGGCCAAGAACTGAG TTGTCCTATTCCGGGATGTGATGGCCTGGGTCACGTCAGTGGAAAATATGCACGGCACAGAAG CGTGCTAGGTTGCCCTCTGGCCAAGAAAAGGAAACAAGAGGCAGAGGCGGACGAAAATCAACCTGCCCCAAAGAAGAAGTCCAATCCCCTGAAGCTGGCCATGGACGATGGCTTCAACGGCGACAGTGACGCGAGCAGCGAGGCGGAGACCAAGGAGGAAGGAGCCGAGTCTGACGAGGAGGCAGCCGCTGAAAAGAACACAGAGGCGGTTGAGAAGGAGAGCACTGCTGAGCGACAGGAAg ATGAAAATACACCAGCTAATCCTAAAGAGAAAGAGCCAGCGAGCGAAGTCACCCCACCCTCTGATACAGACTTCCCCAAAGAGCCAGAGGAGACCACACCCATCCAGCCGGTTACTATGGAGGCAGACAGCGAGGCGGCACTGCAGGTCGCCGAGGAGATCCaggcagcagaggaggaggaggacgaggacgaggagaTGAGCGAGCAGGACAGAATGAGGCAGCAGCTGAAGAACGACTCGGGCCCAGAGCCGACTGccgccgaggaggaggaggaggaggaagacgacAATGACGAGggggaagaggatgaggaggagagacaatGCTCAGGTCAGAAGAACAACTCCGACCACCAGTACTACAGCGGGAACTATCAAAGACTGCCCACCAAAGACACAGAGAAGGAGGatggtgaagaggaggaggaggaggaagaggaggaggaagaggaggagcagacgGTAGCAGAGCCTGTCGCGCTcaatgctgctgctgttgcccaGGAGGTGCAGTCAGAGGTGGTGCCTCATGATGAGGAGAAACTAGAcctgatggaggaagaggaggaggaagatgaagaagagGATGACGAAGACGAAGAGGAAGACGAAGAGCACGGCTCTAACAAGGGTTCACCCACTGTAGTAATCGAGCTGCACTCTgaggaagaggacgaggaggaggaagaggaagaatacgaggttgaagaggaggaggaggaagaggaggaaatgGACAGTGTCTCTCACAGGTCGGAGGTCACGGACGAGTCAGAGACGTACGACATGACCAAGGGCAACCTGGGGCTCCTGGAGCAAGCCATTGCCCTGAAAGCCGAGCAGGTGGAGAGAGCTGCGGAGGAGAGCTGCTCCTCAGAGCCCCTGTCCTACCACAGCCAGGACGAGAGGTCCAGCAAGGCCAGCGACAGCACGCCACGCAGGCCTTACTACGGGAAAG AGGGCTCTAGGTCTGACAAAAAGGAGGTGAAGTGTCCTACTCCAGGGTGTGATGGCACAGGTCATGTGACTGGGCTGTACCCTCACCATCGCAGTCTCTCCGGCTGCCCTCACAAGGACAGGATTCCTCCAGAGA TCTTGGCCATGCATGAAAATGTTTTGAAGTGTCCGACTCCAGGCTGCAACGGTCAGGGACACGTCAATAGCAACCGCAACACGCATCGCAG ctTATCAGGCTGCCCCATCGCAGCGCAAAGGAAACTCGACAAGAGCCACGACAAGCAGCCCCATGTTAGCCAGCCCTCAGTGAGTGAGCCAGCCATCGCAGGAGGCCACTCTGACAGAGTACTGAG aCCCATGTGCTTTGTTAAGCAGCTGGAAATCCCGCAGTACGGCAGCTATAGGCCTAATGTGGTGCCAGCGACCCCGCGCGCCAACCTGGCCAAGGAGCTGGAGAAGTACTCCAAGGTGTCCTTTGACTATGCAAGCTTCGACGTGCAAGTGTTTGGCAAGCGAATGCTCGCCCCAAAGATGCCCACCAGCGAAACCTCACCCAAAGCCTTCAAAT CCAAACCGTTCCCTAAAGCCTCGTCACCCAGCCACAGCCTATCAGGAGGCTACGCCAAGAGCAGCTCGTCGTCGTCCTCCAGTGGTTACGACTACTCGCACGACGCCGAGGCTGCGCACATGGCAGCCACCGCCATCCTGAACCTGTCCACCCGCTGCTGGGAGAGGCCTGAGAACCTCAGCACGAAGCAGCAGGATCCGGACGGCAAG GAAATGGACATTGAGGTGGATGAGAACGGGGCAGTGGACCTTAGCATGAAGAAGCCCAAGAGGGAAGGAGTGCAGTCCCCTGACCCTTCCTCTTCATCATCGTCATCCTCCCAGCAGCAGGGCGGGGTCACCTCACCTCACTccgcccacacatacaaacaggaaGAGTGGGAGGGGCCTCTGGACTACACCAAGCCCCTCCAccagaaggaggaggagcaggaggag ccaGAGCACAGCACGCAGTCGTACGCCTCCTCCGAGGGGGAGGAAGATGACGGCACGCAGGAGAGTCTGGAGGACAGGAAGTACCCCGGAGAGGTCACAACCTCCAGTTTCAAGGTCAAGTTCTCCCCGAAGGACGCCAAGAAGGATCTTCTGCT ATGTCCCACACCAGGTTGTGATGGCAGTGGTCACATAACAGGGAACTATGCATCACACCGCAG tctGTCTGGCTGTCCTCTCGCTGACAAGTCCCTGCGGACCCTCATGGCAGCTCACACTGCTGAACTGAA ATGTCCTACGCCAGGCTGTGATGGATCTGGACACATCACAGGGAACTACGCCTCTCACAGAAG TTTATCTGGATGCCCTCGTGCCAAAAAGGGAGGAGTGAAAACCACCCCCACAAAGGATGACAAAGAGGACTCTGAACTCTTAAA ATGCCCAGTGCCTGGCTGCGACAGCATGGGTCACATCAGCGGGAAGTATGCCACCCACCGCAGCGCCTACGGGTGCCCACTGGCTGCCAAGCGCCAGAAGGAGGGCATGCTGAACGGCACTCCCTTCTCCTGGAAGGCCTTTAAGACAGAGGGCCCCACCTGCCCCACGCCGGGATGTGATGGATCGGGCCACGCCAACGGCAGCTTCCTCACCCACCGCAG CTTATCGGGCTGTCCCAGGGCATCGGCCAATAAGAAGAGGGCCAAGCTACCTGGAGATGAGTACATCAGCAAGAAATTCAGAGCCAGCGATG TCCTGGATAATGATGAGGACATAAAGCAGCTGAACAAAGAGATTAATGAGCTTAGTGAGTCCAACTCAGAGATGGAGGCTGACATGGCCAGCCTGCACACACAG ATTTCCTCCATGGAGAAGAACTTGAAAAGTATGGAGGAGGAGAACAAGCTGATCGAGGAGAGGAATGAGGCTCTCTTCGTGGAGCTGTCTGGCCTCAGCCAGGCCCTCATCCGCAGTCTGGCCAACATCCGGATTCCACATATG AAAGAGCCAATCACGGAACAGAACTTTGATTCCTATGTGGACACTCTTACGCACATGTTTACCAACAAGGAGTGCTACCAGAACCCAGAGAACCGGGCCCTGTTGGAGTCCATCAACCAGGCTGTGAAAGGCATCGAGGTGTGA
- the myt1a gene encoding myelin transcription factor 1 isoform X1, translating into MKLCGSFLENEFRGQLLNQRWTRGDRDSSCETKRTRRGKMSQDADEKRTRTRSKGIRVPLELAGQELSCPIPGCDGLGHVSGKYARHRSVLGCPLAKKRKQEAEADENQPAPKKKSNPLKLAMDDGFNGDSDASSEAETKEEGAESDEEAAAEKNTEAVEKESTAERQEDENTPANPKEKEPASEVTPPSDTDFPKEPEETTPIQPVTMEADSEAALQVAEEIQAAEEEEDEDEEMSEQDRMRQQLKNDSGPEPTAAEEEEEEEDDNDEGEEDEEERQCSGQKNNSDHQYYSGNYQRLPTKDTEKEDGEEEEEEEEEEEEEEQTVAEPVALNAAAVAQEVQSEVVPHDEEKLDLMEEEEEEDEEEDDEDEEEDEEHGSNKGSPTVVIELHSEEEDEEEEEEEYEVEEEEEEEEEMDSVSHRSEVTDESETYDMTKGNLGLLEQAIALKAEQVERAAEESCSSEPLSYHSQDERSSKASDSTPRRPYYGKEGSRSDKKEVKCPTPGCDGTGHVTGLYPHHRSLSGCPHKDRIPPEILAMHENVLKCPTPGCNGQGHVNSNRNTHRSLSGCPIAAQRKLDKSHDKQPHVSQPSVSEPAIAGGHSDRVLRPMCFVKQLEIPQYGSYRPNVVPATPRANLAKELEKYSKVSFDYASFDVQVFGKRMLAPKMPTSETSPKAFKSKPFPKASSPSHSLSGGYAKSSSSSSSSGYDYSHDAEAAHMAATAILNLSTRCWERPENLSTKQQDPDGKEMDIEVDENGAVDLSMKKPKREGVQSPDPSSSSSSSSQQQGGVTSPHSAHTYKQEEWEGPLDYTKPLHQKEEEQEEPEHSTQSYASSEGEEDDGTQESLEDRKYPGEVTTSSFKVKFSPKDAKKDLLLCPTPGCDGSGHITGNYASHRSLSGCPLADKSLRTLMAAHTAELKCPTPGCDGSGHITGNYASHRSLSGCPRAKKGGVKTTPTKDDKEDSELLNPLPTASASATQINPSLLSRCPVPGCDSMGHISGKYATHRSAYGCPLAAKRQKEGMLNGTPFSWKAFKTEGPTCPTPGCDGSGHANGSFLTHRSLSGCPRASANKKRAKLPGDEYISKKFRASDVLDNDEDIKQLNKEINELSESNSEMEADMASLHTQISSMEKNLKSMEEENKLIEERNEALFVELSGLSQALIRSLANIRIPHMKEPITEQNFDSYVDTLTHMFTNKECYQNPENRALLESINQAVKGIEV; encoded by the exons ATGAAGCTGTGCGGAAGTTTTCTAG AAAATGAGTTCAGAGGACAGCTGCTGAACCAGAGGTGGacgagaggagacagagacagcAGCTGTGAGACCAAAAGGACGAGGAGAGGCAAA ATGAGTCAGGATGCAGACGAGAAGCGGACGCGGACGCGCTCCAAGGGCATCCGAG TACCCCTGGAGCTTGCTGGCCAAGAACTGAG TTGTCCTATTCCGGGATGTGATGGCCTGGGTCACGTCAGTGGAAAATATGCACGGCACAGAAG CGTGCTAGGTTGCCCTCTGGCCAAGAAAAGGAAACAAGAGGCAGAGGCGGACGAAAATCAACCTGCCCCAAAGAAGAAGTCCAATCCCCTGAAGCTGGCCATGGACGATGGCTTCAACGGCGACAGTGACGCGAGCAGCGAGGCGGAGACCAAGGAGGAAGGAGCCGAGTCTGACGAGGAGGCAGCCGCTGAAAAGAACACAGAGGCGGTTGAGAAGGAGAGCACTGCTGAGCGACAGGAAg ATGAAAATACACCAGCTAATCCTAAAGAGAAAGAGCCAGCGAGCGAAGTCACCCCACCCTCTGATACAGACTTCCCCAAAGAGCCAGAGGAGACCACACCCATCCAGCCGGTTACTATGGAGGCAGACAGCGAGGCGGCACTGCAGGTCGCCGAGGAGATCCaggcagcagaggaggaggaggacgaggacgaggagaTGAGCGAGCAGGACAGAATGAGGCAGCAGCTGAAGAACGACTCGGGCCCAGAGCCGACTGccgccgaggaggaggaggaggaggaagacgacAATGACGAGggggaagaggatgaggaggagagacaatGCTCAGGTCAGAAGAACAACTCCGACCACCAGTACTACAGCGGGAACTATCAAAGACTGCCCACCAAAGACACAGAGAAGGAGGatggtgaagaggaggaggaggaggaagaggaggaggaagaggaggagcagacgGTAGCAGAGCCTGTCGCGCTcaatgctgctgctgttgcccaGGAGGTGCAGTCAGAGGTGGTGCCTCATGATGAGGAGAAACTAGAcctgatggaggaagaggaggaggaagatgaagaagagGATGACGAAGACGAAGAGGAAGACGAAGAGCACGGCTCTAACAAGGGTTCACCCACTGTAGTAATCGAGCTGCACTCTgaggaagaggacgaggaggaggaagaggaagaatacgaggttgaagaggaggaggaggaagaggaggaaatgGACAGTGTCTCTCACAGGTCGGAGGTCACGGACGAGTCAGAGACGTACGACATGACCAAGGGCAACCTGGGGCTCCTGGAGCAAGCCATTGCCCTGAAAGCCGAGCAGGTGGAGAGAGCTGCGGAGGAGAGCTGCTCCTCAGAGCCCCTGTCCTACCACAGCCAGGACGAGAGGTCCAGCAAGGCCAGCGACAGCACGCCACGCAGGCCTTACTACGGGAAAG AGGGCTCTAGGTCTGACAAAAAGGAGGTGAAGTGTCCTACTCCAGGGTGTGATGGCACAGGTCATGTGACTGGGCTGTACCCTCACCATCGCAGTCTCTCCGGCTGCCCTCACAAGGACAGGATTCCTCCAGAGA TCTTGGCCATGCATGAAAATGTTTTGAAGTGTCCGACTCCAGGCTGCAACGGTCAGGGACACGTCAATAGCAACCGCAACACGCATCGCAG ctTATCAGGCTGCCCCATCGCAGCGCAAAGGAAACTCGACAAGAGCCACGACAAGCAGCCCCATGTTAGCCAGCCCTCAGTGAGTGAGCCAGCCATCGCAGGAGGCCACTCTGACAGAGTACTGAG aCCCATGTGCTTTGTTAAGCAGCTGGAAATCCCGCAGTACGGCAGCTATAGGCCTAATGTGGTGCCAGCGACCCCGCGCGCCAACCTGGCCAAGGAGCTGGAGAAGTACTCCAAGGTGTCCTTTGACTATGCAAGCTTCGACGTGCAAGTGTTTGGCAAGCGAATGCTCGCCCCAAAGATGCCCACCAGCGAAACCTCACCCAAAGCCTTCAAAT CCAAACCGTTCCCTAAAGCCTCGTCACCCAGCCACAGCCTATCAGGAGGCTACGCCAAGAGCAGCTCGTCGTCGTCCTCCAGTGGTTACGACTACTCGCACGACGCCGAGGCTGCGCACATGGCAGCCACCGCCATCCTGAACCTGTCCACCCGCTGCTGGGAGAGGCCTGAGAACCTCAGCACGAAGCAGCAGGATCCGGACGGCAAG GAAATGGACATTGAGGTGGATGAGAACGGGGCAGTGGACCTTAGCATGAAGAAGCCCAAGAGGGAAGGAGTGCAGTCCCCTGACCCTTCCTCTTCATCATCGTCATCCTCCCAGCAGCAGGGCGGGGTCACCTCACCTCACTccgcccacacatacaaacaggaaGAGTGGGAGGGGCCTCTGGACTACACCAAGCCCCTCCAccagaaggaggaggagcaggaggag ccaGAGCACAGCACGCAGTCGTACGCCTCCTCCGAGGGGGAGGAAGATGACGGCACGCAGGAGAGTCTGGAGGACAGGAAGTACCCCGGAGAGGTCACAACCTCCAGTTTCAAGGTCAAGTTCTCCCCGAAGGACGCCAAGAAGGATCTTCTGCT ATGTCCCACACCAGGTTGTGATGGCAGTGGTCACATAACAGGGAACTATGCATCACACCGCAG tctGTCTGGCTGTCCTCTCGCTGACAAGTCCCTGCGGACCCTCATGGCAGCTCACACTGCTGAACTGAA ATGTCCTACGCCAGGCTGTGATGGATCTGGACACATCACAGGGAACTACGCCTCTCACAGAAG TTTATCTGGATGCCCTCGTGCCAAAAAGGGAGGAGTGAAAACCACCCCCACAAAGGATGACAAAGAGGACTCTGAACTCTTAAA TCCTCTTCCCACTGCCAGTGCAAGTGCCACCCAAATCAACCCGTCTCTCCTTTCCAGATGCCCAGTGCCTGGCTGCGACAGCATGGGTCACATCAGCGGGAAGTATGCCACCCACCGCAGCGCCTACGGGTGCCCACTGGCTGCCAAGCGCCAGAAGGAGGGCATGCTGAACGGCACTCCCTTCTCCTGGAAGGCCTTTAAGACAGAGGGCCCCACCTGCCCCACGCCGGGATGTGATGGATCGGGCCACGCCAACGGCAGCTTCCTCACCCACCGCAG CTTATCGGGCTGTCCCAGGGCATCGGCCAATAAGAAGAGGGCCAAGCTACCTGGAGATGAGTACATCAGCAAGAAATTCAGAGCCAGCGATG TCCTGGATAATGATGAGGACATAAAGCAGCTGAACAAAGAGATTAATGAGCTTAGTGAGTCCAACTCAGAGATGGAGGCTGACATGGCCAGCCTGCACACACAG ATTTCCTCCATGGAGAAGAACTTGAAAAGTATGGAGGAGGAGAACAAGCTGATCGAGGAGAGGAATGAGGCTCTCTTCGTGGAGCTGTCTGGCCTCAGCCAGGCCCTCATCCGCAGTCTGGCCAACATCCGGATTCCACATATG AAAGAGCCAATCACGGAACAGAACTTTGATTCCTATGTGGACACTCTTACGCACATGTTTACCAACAAGGAGTGCTACCAGAACCCAGAGAACCGGGCCCTGTTGGAGTCCATCAACCAGGCTGTGAAAGGCATCGAGGTGTGA